A single window of Rubripirellula lacrimiformis DNA harbors:
- a CDS encoding M28 family peptidase, producing MVCRFVVRWMLCAVAALAAVVFVDGRAAQAESPDAAKISGNETRLLSGTRQITFEGRRAGEGYFSADGRRMVFQSERDPANPFYQIYVSDLETGDIEKVSPGWGKTTCAWIHPQGDRILFASTQDDPDAKKKQADELEIRASGRQRRYSWDYDPSYELYSKELQSSDSADGPYQRLTNAKGYDAEASYSPDGSLIVFASNRSAYERELTEREKQLFEIDPASMIDLYLMNADGSNVRRLTDVAGYDGGPFFSPDGQRICWRRFSEDGVTAEVYTMKIDGTDVQRLTEINAMSWAPYYHPSGEYLIFTTNKHGFANFELYLVRSDGQGEPVRVTDTDGFDGLPVFLPDGKRLSWTSNRTKAKQSQIFLADWNDQEARKLLGMTDDHQADRSAALESAQQSTPDFSPTDVMRHVDYLTRPELGGRLTGTPGERRATAYVAAYLESLGYEPAGENGTFYQSFDFPAGSSLGDANAMTVGDRELTLGTDWQPLSFSADGEIGNADIVFAGYGLQVPGSEEIDEYDSYVHLNVAGQWVLVFRDLPQEITAEQRQQMARFSSPRRKATIARDLGAKGIIFVAGPTSKVRSELIRFDTAASQAGVSIGVVSVTNEVAAKWLADAGENLQEIQAGLDDGSLAMGFAIEGATANATVEIQRKRGVGRNVIARLKAGDSAKSAETSSAVAPVVIVGAHVDHLGKGGSTNSLAKDDERDAIHVGADDNASGVAAMLEIAQYLAAEKKAGRLHPKRDLLIAGWSGEELGLFGSQAFVSHFFDLYPDATRIEIDPDHAAAASAHGMTTDAEPLTAAVAAYLNLDMVGRLREKLVVQGLGSSPGFASEVQRRNVPVGLELTLDKTSTRLPTDASAFVSRDVPILSAFTGAHEDYHTPRDTPDKLNYDGAAKISQLFALIARGMLSADQPPLFKLEEGEAANQDAPRVRLTAYLGTIPDYAAGKIKGLKLSGVAGEGPAAKAGAQGGDIVIELAGRTIEDIHDYTYAIEALKIGETIEMVVQRGDETVKLSVTPTARD from the coding sequence ATGGTTTGCCGATTTGTTGTGCGTTGGATGTTGTGTGCTGTGGCAGCCTTGGCTGCTGTGGTATTCGTCGACGGACGTGCCGCCCAGGCCGAGTCCCCGGATGCCGCAAAGATTTCTGGAAATGAAACCCGATTGCTTTCGGGGACGCGGCAGATCACGTTCGAAGGCCGACGAGCCGGCGAAGGCTATTTCAGCGCCGATGGTCGCCGAATGGTTTTTCAAAGTGAACGCGATCCGGCCAACCCGTTCTATCAAATCTACGTTAGCGATTTGGAAACGGGCGACATCGAAAAGGTGTCGCCGGGATGGGGGAAGACAACCTGCGCTTGGATCCATCCGCAGGGCGATCGCATTCTGTTTGCCAGTACTCAGGACGATCCCGACGCTAAGAAGAAGCAAGCCGACGAACTGGAGATTCGAGCTAGCGGCCGCCAGCGACGGTATTCGTGGGACTACGACCCCAGTTATGAACTGTACTCCAAGGAACTGCAATCGAGTGATTCGGCAGACGGCCCCTATCAGCGATTGACCAACGCCAAGGGGTACGACGCCGAGGCCAGTTACAGTCCCGATGGATCGCTGATCGTGTTTGCGTCCAATCGATCGGCGTACGAACGCGAATTGACCGAGCGAGAGAAGCAGTTGTTCGAGATTGATCCGGCATCGATGATCGATCTGTATTTGATGAACGCAGACGGCAGCAACGTTCGTCGTTTGACGGATGTGGCCGGTTACGACGGCGGCCCGTTTTTCTCGCCCGATGGCCAACGGATCTGTTGGCGGCGGTTCAGCGAAGACGGTGTGACGGCGGAAGTCTACACCATGAAGATCGACGGCACGGACGTCCAACGGTTGACCGAAATCAACGCGATGAGCTGGGCGCCTTACTATCACCCCAGTGGCGAATATCTGATTTTTACGACCAACAAGCACGGGTTCGCCAATTTTGAACTCTACTTGGTGCGCAGCGATGGCCAGGGGGAACCCGTTCGGGTCACCGATACCGACGGGTTTGACGGGCTGCCTGTCTTTCTGCCCGATGGCAAGCGACTATCCTGGACTTCGAATCGAACGAAGGCCAAGCAATCGCAGATCTTTCTAGCGGATTGGAACGATCAAGAGGCTCGGAAACTGCTGGGGATGACGGATGATCATCAAGCCGATCGATCGGCAGCACTGGAGTCTGCTCAGCAGTCGACGCCGGACTTTTCGCCCACCGACGTGATGCGTCACGTCGACTATTTGACCCGGCCCGAATTGGGCGGCCGATTGACGGGGACGCCCGGGGAACGCCGAGCAACGGCCTACGTGGCGGCCTATTTGGAAAGTTTGGGGTACGAGCCTGCGGGGGAAAACGGGACGTTCTACCAATCGTTTGATTTCCCCGCCGGATCCTCGTTGGGCGATGCCAACGCGATGACCGTCGGTGATCGGGAATTGACCTTGGGGACCGATTGGCAACCACTTTCCTTTTCCGCCGATGGCGAAATTGGCAATGCCGATATCGTCTTCGCGGGCTATGGATTGCAAGTGCCGGGATCCGAAGAGATCGATGAATACGACAGTTACGTCCATTTGAACGTGGCCGGTCAGTGGGTATTGGTGTTTCGTGATCTGCCCCAGGAAATCACGGCCGAGCAGCGCCAACAGATGGCCCGCTTTAGTTCGCCGCGTCGCAAGGCCACGATCGCACGTGATCTTGGTGCCAAGGGAATCATTTTTGTCGCCGGTCCGACCAGCAAGGTTCGCAGTGAACTGATTCGGTTCGATACCGCAGCATCGCAGGCCGGCGTCAGCATCGGTGTCGTTTCGGTGACGAACGAGGTGGCTGCAAAGTGGCTTGCTGATGCGGGGGAGAATCTGCAAGAGATCCAAGCGGGATTGGATGACGGATCGCTCGCGATGGGCTTTGCGATCGAAGGGGCGACCGCGAACGCGACTGTCGAAATCCAGCGCAAACGCGGAGTCGGGCGAAATGTGATCGCTCGTTTGAAGGCGGGGGATTCTGCGAAGTCGGCTGAAACATCCTCGGCTGTCGCGCCGGTCGTGATCGTCGGCGCGCACGTTGATCACTTGGGTAAAGGCGGCAGCACGAACTCTCTAGCCAAGGACGATGAACGCGATGCGATTCATGTGGGTGCCGACGACAACGCATCCGGCGTGGCCGCGATGTTAGAGATCGCTCAGTACTTGGCAGCCGAAAAGAAGGCCGGGCGTTTGCATCCCAAGCGTGACTTGCTGATCGCCGGTTGGAGCGGCGAGGAATTGGGGCTGTTTGGATCGCAAGCGTTCGTTAGCCACTTTTTCGATCTGTATCCCGACGCGACCCGAATCGAGATCGACCCTGATCACGCGGCCGCTGCGTCAGCACACGGGATGACCACCGATGCGGAACCATTGACCGCCGCCGTTGCCGCCTATCTGAACTTGGATATGGTCGGTCGGTTGCGAGAAAAGTTAGTGGTCCAAGGGCTCGGGTCGTCACCGGGATTCGCCAGCGAGGTCCAACGCCGCAATGTGCCCGTTGGTTTGGAACTAACGTTGGACAAAACCAGTACGCGATTGCCCACCGATGCATCAGCGTTTGTCAGTCGGGATGTGCCGATTCTGTCGGCGTTCACGGGGGCACACGAGGACTATCACACGCCACGCGATACACCCGACAAGTTGAACTATGACGGGGCGGCCAAGATCAGCCAGCTGTTCGCTCTGATCGCTCGCGGAATGTTGTCCGCCGACCAGCCGCCGCTGTTCAAGTTGGAAGAAGGCGAAGCCGCCAATCAGGACGCGCCCCGAGTTCGTCTGACCGCTTATTTGGGGACGATTCCCGACTATGCGGCTGGCAAAATCAAGGGGCTGAAACTAAGCGGCGTCGCGGGGGAAGGCCCAGCCGCCAAGGCGGGAGCCCAAGGGGGCGACATCGTCATCGAACTGGCCGGACGGACGATCGAAGATATCCACGATTACACGTATGCAATCGAAGCTCTGAAAATCGGCGAAACCATCGAAATGGTGGTCCAGCGAGGGGACGAAACGGTCAAGCTTTCGGTGACTCCGACCGCCCGAGATTAG
- a CDS encoding UxaA family hydrolase — protein sequence MDGKYQRFELDAGLIRLNAIDSVAVATKDLRRGDQETIDGKTICLRRNIPSGHKVAIVAIDAGQPVLKYGQPIGIASQAIVPGDHVHSDNLVDHHTVSGDLSAISPPPPPPAISRVFEGFHRPDGRVGTRNYVCLMSTVNCSATVCHQVAKRFTADRMKRWPNVDGVFAATHTTGCAMQYNGIKHQMLGRVLAGYARHPNVGGTLVIGLGCEQTTSGYLAEHHGVVSLYSPDGTLLTRDDGMPMLTMQTEGGTRATIEKADALLEQVLDRANQFTRKTADASHLNLAVECGGSDGYSGLTANPAVGVVSDRVVACGGTSVISETTELYGAEHLLVGRSRSADVAQALLDRIEWWKQHVATYGGQIDNNPSVGNKAGGLTTITEKSLGAVSKSGSTAIEAFYQYAEPVTSKGMVVMDSPGFDPSSVTGKVAGGANLVMFTTGRGSCFGCKPTPVIKIATNTPMFESLQEDMDLDAGPVLAGEDLQSVGDRFFDFALEVASGKLTHSEELGFGDHEFVPWTVGPTL from the coding sequence ATGGATGGCAAATATCAACGATTCGAACTCGATGCCGGTCTGATCCGACTCAATGCAATCGACTCGGTCGCAGTGGCGACCAAGGACCTTCGACGCGGCGATCAGGAGACGATCGATGGAAAAACGATTTGTCTGCGCCGCAACATTCCGTCAGGCCACAAGGTGGCGATCGTCGCGATCGACGCAGGGCAGCCAGTGTTGAAATATGGCCAACCGATCGGAATCGCCAGCCAGGCGATCGTGCCGGGCGACCATGTTCATTCGGACAATTTGGTCGACCACCACACCGTTTCGGGCGACCTGTCGGCGATCTCGCCTCCTCCGCCCCCGCCGGCAATCAGCCGTGTCTTTGAAGGTTTCCATCGACCCGATGGAAGGGTTGGCACGCGGAACTACGTTTGTCTGATGTCCACGGTCAATTGCAGTGCGACGGTTTGTCACCAAGTGGCCAAGCGTTTTACCGCGGACCGAATGAAACGTTGGCCCAACGTGGACGGCGTTTTTGCGGCAACGCATACGACCGGATGTGCCATGCAGTACAACGGCATCAAGCACCAGATGTTGGGGCGGGTGCTGGCCGGTTACGCCCGCCATCCGAATGTCGGTGGGACGTTGGTGATCGGTTTGGGGTGCGAACAAACGACGTCCGGATATCTGGCCGAACACCACGGTGTGGTTTCGTTGTACTCGCCCGATGGCACGCTTCTGACACGCGACGACGGGATGCCGATGTTGACGATGCAGACCGAAGGCGGGACCAGAGCCACGATCGAAAAAGCGGACGCGTTGCTAGAACAGGTGCTCGATCGAGCCAACCAATTCACGCGAAAGACCGCGGATGCATCCCATCTGAATTTGGCCGTTGAATGTGGCGGCAGCGACGGCTATTCCGGATTGACCGCGAATCCGGCGGTGGGGGTGGTTTCGGATCGTGTCGTCGCCTGCGGTGGGACCAGTGTGATTTCCGAAACAACCGAACTGTATGGAGCCGAGCACCTGTTGGTGGGGCGGAGCCGGTCGGCGGACGTCGCGCAGGCGCTGTTGGACCGCATCGAGTGGTGGAAGCAGCACGTCGCGACCTATGGCGGACAGATCGACAACAACCCGTCGGTCGGAAACAAAGCGGGCGGTCTAACGACGATCACCGAGAAATCGCTAGGTGCGGTCTCTAAGAGTGGTTCGACGGCGATCGAGGCGTTCTATCAGTACGCAGAACCCGTCACGTCCAAGGGAATGGTGGTCATGGATTCGCCGGGGTTTGATCCATCAAGCGTCACCGGCAAGGTGGCCGGAGGAGCGAATTTGGTGATGTTCACGACCGGTCGCGGCAGTTGTTTTGGATGCAAGCCAACGCCAGTGATCAAGATCGCAACCAATACGCCGATGTTCGAGTCGCTACAGGAGGACATGGACTTGGACGCTGGTCCGGTCTTGGCTGGGGAAGATTTGCAATCGGTCGGCGATCGATTCTTCGATTTTGCGTTGGAAGTGGCCAGCGGAAAGCTGACGCATAGCGAGGAATTGGGATTCGGAGACCACGAATTTGTACCCTGGACGGTTGGTCCCACGCTCTAG
- a CDS encoding zinc metallopeptidase, which translates to MLGLYFLFAIPPLLLGFYAQWKVKSSFSAMSKIPARMSGAEAARRMLDNGGLQSVAIEQVSGHLSDHYDPRAKVLRLSQDVYGGRSMAALGVACHEAGHAFQDAKGYAPLVIRNAAVPAANFGSGTGMVLLMIGGLLSFKPLILIGVALFALVVFFQLVNLPVEFDASARAKHELVAQGMIAGNEEQYISKVLNAAALTYVAATLQSVMTLLYYLYVIFGDRR; encoded by the coding sequence ATGCTGGGACTGTATTTCCTATTTGCGATTCCGCCGCTTTTGCTGGGCTTTTATGCGCAGTGGAAAGTGAAATCATCGTTTTCTGCGATGAGCAAGATCCCGGCCCGAATGTCAGGGGCCGAAGCGGCTCGTCGGATGCTAGACAACGGTGGTTTACAGTCGGTGGCGATCGAACAGGTCAGCGGCCACCTCAGTGATCACTATGACCCTCGCGCGAAAGTGCTGCGGCTTAGTCAGGATGTGTACGGAGGCCGTTCGATGGCCGCCCTAGGAGTCGCCTGTCACGAGGCAGGTCACGCATTCCAAGATGCGAAGGGCTATGCGCCGCTTGTGATTCGGAACGCTGCTGTGCCGGCCGCAAACTTTGGGTCGGGCACCGGAATGGTGCTGCTGATGATTGGCGGTCTGTTGTCGTTCAAGCCGCTAATCCTGATCGGCGTCGCTCTGTTCGCGTTGGTTGTGTTCTTCCAGTTGGTCAACTTGCCGGTCGAATTTGATGCCAGTGCGCGAGCCAAGCACGAGCTGGTGGCCCAAGGGATGATCGCCGGAAACGAAGAACAATATATCAGCAAAGTGCTGAATGCGGCCGCACTGACCTACGTTGCTGCGACGCTGCAGTCCGTGATGACATTGCTGTACTACCTGTATGTCATTTTCGGTGACCGCCGCTAA
- a CDS encoding glutamate synthase subunit beta, protein MGKPTGFKEFDRKKVPWRLPVVRINDYDEIYTEPKLDQLREQGARCMDCGVPFCQSNTGCPIDNLIPEWNDLVYNNRWKEAIERLHKTNNFPEFTGRVCPAPCEGSCVLGITNPPVTIKNIENAIVDRAWEEGWIVAEPPETRTGKTVAIVGSGPAGLSAADQLNKAGHTVTVFERANRIGGLLQYGIPNMKLSKEAIQRRVDKMTAEGIVFKTGVDIGKDILPKDLQKDFDAVLLACGATKPRDLPIPNRDAKGVYPAMDFLTANTMQMVHGDSLDDNFISAEGKDVIVIGGGDTGTDCIGTSLRHGCRSLVNFELLPKPPEDRAPDNPWPQWPRVFRVDYGHEEASAKFGHDPRHYQLLSKEFLKDDQGNLSGIKSVQVEWTKKDDGGWSMAEVAGSEKVWPAQLILLAMGFLGPEQYVAESLGLEVDPRSNFQAEHGKYATNIDGVFAAGDCRRGQSLVVWAINEGRGAARAIDIFLEGSSNLPAPGQTLGTAMEMSV, encoded by the coding sequence ATGGGCAAGCCAACCGGATTCAAAGAGTTTGACCGCAAAAAAGTGCCATGGCGTCTGCCAGTGGTCCGCATCAACGACTACGACGAAATCTATACCGAACCCAAGCTCGACCAACTTCGCGAGCAGGGTGCCCGGTGCATGGATTGTGGGGTCCCATTTTGTCAGTCCAATACCGGTTGCCCGATCGATAACCTGATCCCCGAATGGAATGATCTGGTCTACAACAATCGCTGGAAAGAAGCGATCGAGCGGCTGCACAAGACCAACAATTTCCCCGAGTTCACCGGTCGTGTGTGCCCGGCGCCCTGCGAAGGTTCGTGCGTGCTTGGCATCACCAACCCACCGGTGACGATCAAGAACATCGAAAATGCGATCGTCGATCGCGCCTGGGAAGAAGGCTGGATCGTTGCCGAGCCGCCCGAAACGCGAACCGGAAAGACCGTCGCGATCGTGGGCAGTGGCCCTGCTGGACTCTCTGCTGCGGATCAGCTGAATAAAGCCGGTCACACCGTCACGGTGTTCGAACGAGCCAACCGCATCGGCGGCCTGCTGCAGTACGGCATCCCGAACATGAAACTGTCCAAAGAAGCGATTCAGCGGCGTGTCGATAAGATGACCGCCGAAGGCATCGTTTTCAAAACCGGCGTAGACATCGGCAAAGACATCCTGCCAAAGGATCTGCAAAAGGACTTTGATGCCGTCCTGCTAGCCTGCGGCGCGACCAAGCCTCGCGATTTGCCAATCCCCAATCGCGATGCCAAGGGTGTCTATCCAGCGATGGACTTCTTGACCGCCAACACCATGCAAATGGTGCACGGCGATTCGTTGGATGACAACTTCATCAGTGCCGAAGGCAAGGACGTGATTGTGATCGGTGGCGGTGACACCGGCACCGACTGCATCGGCACCTCGCTGCGTCACGGTTGCCGCAGCCTGGTGAACTTTGAACTGCTACCCAAGCCGCCCGAAGACCGTGCCCCCGACAACCCGTGGCCACAGTGGCCTCGTGTCTTCCGTGTCGATTATGGACACGAAGAAGCGTCGGCCAAGTTCGGCCATGACCCGCGTCATTATCAGTTGCTAAGCAAAGAGTTCCTGAAAGACGATCAGGGCAACCTTAGCGGCATCAAGTCCGTCCAAGTCGAATGGACCAAGAAAGATGACGGCGGATGGTCGATGGCCGAAGTCGCAGGCAGCGAAAAAGTATGGCCAGCCCAACTGATCCTGTTGGCGATGGGCTTTCTAGGGCCGGAACAGTACGTCGCCGAGTCCCTTGGACTGGAAGTGGACCCACGCAGCAACTTCCAAGCGGAACATGGCAAGTATGCGACCAACATCGACGGCGTATTTGCAGCCGGTGACTGTCGCCGAGGCCAAAGCTTGGTCGTTTGGGCGATCAACGAAGGCCGCGGTGCCGCACGAGCGATCGATATCTTCCTAGAAGGCAGCAGCAACCTGCCGGCACCAGGTCAAACCCTGGGCACAGCAATGGAAATGAGCGTCTAA
- a CDS encoding DUF3500 domain-containing protein, translated as MRFAVRSLVVLVICVSAFAVAGLKVGDPPGMQMQSFAEAFVASLDSDQKAKAMLPYDSDARVDWHFIPKKTRKGLVLRDMDVAQRTAALRLVRAALSEAGYDKTNKIMINESVLFKLEGDKRNWDRDPNKYYITLFGQPSNTGAWGLSFEGHHLSLNFVCRDGKMVDSTPQFFAANPATIMDDVDGPLGKGTRILKQEEDLAFQLIGSLSGEKLDAAVIAEDAPKEIRFAGEAQPAVGNPEGIPFGKLDPAQRKLLRELVSVYVDAVADDIAEQRRELIEASGWENVYFAWAGAKEPGIGHYYRVRGNDFLIEFVNTQPDASGNPANHIHAVWRDLTGDFDLPIK; from the coding sequence ATGCGTTTTGCTGTTCGTTCGCTCGTCGTCCTCGTGATCTGCGTTTCTGCGTTTGCCGTTGCTGGCTTGAAAGTGGGGGATCCGCCAGGGATGCAGATGCAGTCCTTCGCTGAGGCTTTTGTTGCGTCGCTGGACAGCGACCAGAAGGCCAAAGCGATGTTGCCGTACGATTCGGACGCGCGAGTCGATTGGCACTTCATTCCCAAAAAGACTCGCAAGGGTTTGGTGTTGCGGGATATGGATGTTGCTCAGCGAACCGCAGCTTTGCGATTGGTTCGTGCGGCGCTCAGCGAAGCCGGTTACGACAAGACCAACAAAATCATGATCAACGAATCGGTGTTGTTCAAATTGGAAGGTGACAAGCGAAACTGGGACCGTGACCCCAACAAGTATTACATCACGCTGTTCGGCCAACCGTCCAACACCGGTGCTTGGGGACTCAGTTTCGAGGGCCACCACCTGTCGCTGAACTTCGTGTGCCGCGATGGCAAAATGGTTGACAGCACCCCTCAGTTTTTTGCCGCCAATCCAGCCACGATCATGGACGATGTTGATGGCCCGCTTGGCAAAGGGACGCGAATCCTGAAGCAAGAGGAAGACCTGGCTTTCCAATTGATCGGATCGTTATCCGGCGAAAAATTGGATGCCGCGGTGATCGCCGAGGATGCACCCAAGGAAATTCGATTCGCCGGTGAAGCACAGCCCGCCGTTGGCAATCCGGAAGGCATTCCGTTTGGCAAACTGGATCCGGCCCAACGCAAACTGCTTCGCGAATTGGTCAGTGTCTATGTGGACGCCGTGGCAGACGATATTGCAGAACAGCGTCGGGAATTGATCGAAGCTAGTGGGTGGGAGAATGTCTACTTTGCTTGGGCGGGCGCAAAGGAGCCGGGCATCGGTCACTACTATCGCGTTCGTGGCAATGACTTTCTGATCGAATTCGTGAACACTCAACCCGACGCATCCGGGAATCCCGCCAACCATATCCACGCCGTTTGGCGAGACCTGACTGGCGATTTCGACTTGCCGATCAAGTAA